The following are encoded in a window of Planctomycetaceae bacterium genomic DNA:
- a CDS encoding thiamine phosphate synthase: MTRFPSDSRLTPACRRVVQRCRRLVEDTDDSDIWSGHLLLALLLDESLASAGLTRLGIDRNWLQAGHLGDDVATTAAMLGIADGSMAFPPEFYASGDCQDNRATSTGRNADGADPVTLAELESQIRQFEAQDDNSAATPSDAVRETTDPDCLISIIDRAISISRRWPGEDGVTSSHLLLALVEVSETIRRTFQNHGIELTDITNELGLSHSETTERLAVSVTLSLDGTAHNSIKSFDHDSGAPTNAHPNFIQPSLTSPPTVEAAYDAVWRLIDANLNRCREGFRVLEDHCRFVGNDATVSRLLKSLRHELVAAEQELHPREQLLRFRNTDEDVGTSITVNGEASRSTVNDVVIANCRRVQESLRSLEEFGKLVSPNFAACVKQIRYQMYTAEIQIHGTLPASHRDSPVTTRIDRLHRSQLYVLITEKFCRLPWKTVVTQALEGGADVLQLREKNLNDRELLKRATWLVSACREHSALSIINDRPDIAVASDADGVHVGQEELTVDDIRLLTHRDRLIGVSTHNISQLEEAVACGADYAGVGPTFPTATKSFESHAGLEFVSAAAQWSKSVLAGRPFPWFAIGGITEANVARVTEAGAERLAVTGAVVASESPSDVCAAFVRILKGR, translated from the coding sequence ATGACAAGGTTTCCCAGCGATTCTCGATTAACCCCGGCATGTCGTCGAGTTGTCCAGAGATGCCGTCGGCTGGTTGAGGATACAGATGATTCTGACATCTGGTCCGGCCACCTACTGCTCGCATTGCTTCTGGATGAAAGTCTCGCGTCGGCCGGACTAACTCGCCTGGGTATCGACAGAAACTGGTTACAGGCAGGGCATCTCGGTGATGACGTCGCCACCACAGCGGCGATGCTGGGTATTGCAGATGGCAGTATGGCCTTTCCACCGGAGTTCTACGCGTCTGGCGACTGTCAGGACAACAGAGCAACCTCCACCGGACGGAATGCGGATGGTGCAGATCCAGTGACACTGGCCGAACTGGAATCACAGATCCGACAATTTGAGGCGCAGGATGATAACTCCGCTGCCACCCCTTCGGACGCCGTTCGGGAAACCACCGACCCGGACTGTCTGATTTCCATCATCGATCGGGCGATTTCAATTTCTCGACGCTGGCCTGGTGAAGATGGAGTTACGAGCAGCCACTTGCTGCTTGCGTTAGTCGAAGTAAGCGAGACTATTCGGAGAACATTCCAGAATCACGGAATTGAACTGACGGATATCACCAACGAACTGGGCCTTTCACATTCTGAAACAACAGAACGTCTGGCTGTCAGTGTCACTCTTTCTCTTGATGGCACGGCCCACAACAGCATCAAATCGTTCGATCACGATTCCGGAGCCCCAACGAACGCGCATCCGAACTTCATTCAGCCGTCACTCACATCTCCCCCAACAGTTGAGGCTGCATACGACGCTGTCTGGCGATTGATTGATGCGAATCTCAATCGTTGTCGAGAAGGATTTCGTGTACTTGAGGATCATTGCCGGTTTGTCGGCAACGACGCCACCGTCAGTCGCCTGCTCAAATCACTGCGTCATGAACTGGTCGCCGCCGAGCAGGAATTGCATCCGCGAGAGCAACTGCTCCGGTTTCGCAATACTGACGAAGATGTCGGAACCAGCATCACAGTGAATGGAGAGGCGTCTCGATCGACGGTTAACGACGTGGTGATCGCGAATTGTCGTCGCGTCCAGGAGTCACTTCGCAGCCTTGAGGAATTCGGTAAGCTGGTTTCGCCGAATTTTGCCGCGTGCGTCAAACAGATTCGCTATCAGATGTACACAGCAGAGATACAGATTCACGGAACTCTGCCTGCGTCTCATCGGGACTCCCCGGTCACTACTCGGATTGATCGACTGCATCGCTCTCAGTTGTATGTATTAATCACAGAAAAGTTCTGCCGTCTTCCCTGGAAAACGGTCGTTACACAGGCTCTGGAGGGAGGGGCCGATGTCCTGCAGCTCCGGGAAAAGAACCTCAACGACCGGGAACTCCTGAAGAGGGCCACGTGGCTGGTCAGCGCCTGCCGGGAGCATTCCGCACTCAGCATCATCAATGATCGCCCTGACATTGCCGTCGCATCCGATGCCGATGGAGTTCACGTCGGCCAGGAAGAATTGACGGTTGACGACATTCGTTTATTGACCCATCGTGACCGTCTGATTGGCGTCTCGACTCACAACATTTCACAGCTGGAAGAGGCTGTCGCATGCGGTGCTGACTACGCCGGCGTTGGCCCCACTTTCCCAACGGCCACCAAATCCTTTGAATCGCACGCAGGACTGGAATTTGTTTCGGCCGCTGCTCAGTGGTCAAAGTCGGTGCTTGCAGGCAGGCCTTTTCCGTGGTTTGCAATTGGAGGAATTACAGAAGCCAACGTGGCCAGAGTAACCGAAGCCGGCGCGGAGCGTCTTGCAGTGACGGGTGCCGTCGTTGCCTCTGAATCGCCGTCCGACGTCTGTGCGGCCTTCGTCAGAATACTCAAGGGGCGTTAG
- a CDS encoding 6-phosphofructokinase: MKRIGILTAGGDTPALNATIYGAVERANTAGVDVFGFQRGYAGLLDPRVPHVHLNPLFTTIPELDPCKGGTLLGSSRTYIDRDTTDHLETIRIHLKKLEIDGLICIGGDGTINGMQPIAEFLPCVLAPKTIDNDLGLNYLDEPNEWVRTPCANHPGYIEGRTGGQEVLRLSDIINYATPGYATAVFVVAQCVERIRTTAESHRRVAIVEVMGRQSGYIALGSAYGQADVILIPEVEFNLDELERRVRQIYSVQQHCVIVVGEGVTAAADGIELGAAMPTYDPAGNIRYSGAADALQKMLAKRLGDDMFLENRAFEPASSALFTRKVGHTQRGGRPILFDRFNASQLGGKAVELLMNGYSNEIATLQYQSDHGFSVSSVSANRLRDQWGEIHPREVHPSMYDARRMHLSQFGIDYLKPIFTNAIGWDDMEFCRATLFNPGNLTSRYQSVNTDIRKRIRYL; encoded by the coding sequence ATGAAGCGAATTGGAATTCTGACGGCAGGCGGTGACACTCCCGCCCTGAATGCGACGATCTACGGTGCCGTCGAGCGAGCGAATACCGCCGGAGTGGACGTCTTTGGATTCCAGCGGGGATACGCAGGGTTACTCGATCCACGCGTGCCGCACGTTCATCTCAATCCGCTGTTCACAACGATTCCGGAATTGGACCCATGCAAGGGCGGGACTCTGCTGGGTTCGTCACGCACCTACATCGATCGTGACACAACCGACCATCTGGAAACCATACGAATTCATCTTAAAAAACTGGAAATCGACGGACTGATTTGCATCGGCGGTGACGGCACGATCAATGGCATGCAGCCGATCGCTGAATTCCTGCCCTGTGTGCTGGCGCCCAAGACAATCGATAATGATTTGGGGCTCAATTATCTCGATGAACCAAACGAATGGGTACGCACGCCCTGTGCGAACCACCCTGGCTACATTGAAGGTCGGACCGGTGGACAGGAAGTTCTGCGACTCTCTGACATCATTAACTATGCGACGCCGGGTTACGCAACCGCTGTTTTTGTTGTGGCTCAATGTGTGGAACGAATTCGAACGACGGCAGAAAGTCATCGTCGCGTTGCAATCGTGGAGGTTATGGGACGACAATCCGGCTACATCGCTCTGGGGTCGGCCTACGGTCAGGCTGACGTGATTCTGATACCAGAGGTGGAGTTCAATCTGGACGAACTGGAAAGACGTGTCCGACAGATCTACTCGGTTCAACAACATTGTGTCATCGTTGTGGGCGAAGGCGTTACGGCGGCAGCGGACGGAATCGAGCTCGGGGCTGCCATGCCAACCTACGATCCCGCGGGAAACATTCGCTACAGCGGCGCTGCGGATGCATTGCAGAAGATGCTGGCGAAGCGACTCGGTGACGATATGTTCCTTGAAAATCGGGCATTTGAACCCGCCTCTTCTGCGCTATTCACCCGTAAAGTGGGACACACGCAACGGGGAGGGCGGCCAATTCTGTTTGATCGCTTCAATGCTTCCCAGCTCGGCGGCAAAGCCGTCGAACTACTCATGAATGGGTACAGCAACGAAATTGCAACGTTGCAGTATCAAAGCGACCACGGGTTTTCTGTGAGTTCAGTTTCGGCCAACAGACTTCGTGATCAGTGGGGAGAGATTCATCCGCGAGAAGTCCATCCAAGCATGTACGATGCTCGACGAATGCACTTGTCCCAGTTCGGGATCGACTATCTGAAACCAATCTTCACAAATGCCATTGGCTGGGACGACATGGAATTCTGTCGAGCGACTCTGTTCAACCCTGGCAATCTGACAAGCCGCTATCAAAGCGTGAATACAGATATTCGAAAACGGATCCGATATCTGTAG
- a CDS encoding methyltransferase domain-containing protein, with protein sequence MQCSYFQQGICRSCSQLDKPYHQTVTTKHHALAALFPDVRIQDFRISEAAGARIRARIAISGSIAAPEFGFLDQTRKLVAVDQCPLHHPRINGLIESLKPLIAEYRLHPWSVTTGKGELRHIIVTVSPLDGRMMLQFVLRSREAVDRIRSLWRCHRDNVLSSVDVLSVNLQPGRTSQLTGDTEIPISDSSEFRILYQLSEDQTSTDSNEASAVGLYYGPQSFVQTNHAVATRLYCEARNILQSHGCTRVLDVYCGVGAFSLLAIGGQNQDGRGVSIHGFDISEDSIHCAQRSAVAIKNLETHFEVADAATCQATRTSFSTDSNGSAFDAVICNPPRRGLDEGVLQLLDRTPAPMVLYSSCNPMTLARDLVRLSGTYRFEQLTPFDMFPFSEHMEVLAVGFAR encoded by the coding sequence ATGCAATGCTCGTATTTTCAGCAGGGGATTTGTCGATCCTGCTCGCAACTCGATAAACCCTATCACCAAACGGTGACGACCAAACATCACGCGCTGGCTGCACTGTTTCCTGACGTCCGCATTCAGGACTTCCGAATCAGTGAAGCCGCAGGGGCACGTATCCGTGCCAGGATAGCCATCAGTGGCAGTATAGCGGCGCCGGAGTTTGGTTTTCTGGATCAAACTCGAAAACTTGTGGCTGTGGATCAGTGCCCGCTGCACCATCCTCGCATTAACGGGCTCATTGAATCTCTGAAGCCGTTGATTGCTGAATATCGTCTGCATCCCTGGTCGGTTACGACAGGGAAAGGCGAGCTGCGGCATATCATCGTCACGGTCTCTCCTCTGGACGGGCGGATGATGCTTCAGTTCGTCCTTCGTTCCCGCGAGGCTGTCGATCGTATTCGCAGCCTGTGGCGCTGCCACAGGGACAACGTTCTGTCATCGGTGGATGTGCTGTCGGTTAATCTGCAGCCTGGTCGAACTTCACAGCTGACCGGTGATACAGAAATCCCGATCTCTGACTCAAGTGAGTTTCGGATTCTCTATCAGCTATCGGAAGACCAGACCAGCACAGATTCCAACGAAGCCTCCGCGGTTGGGCTGTATTACGGACCGCAGAGTTTTGTTCAGACAAACCATGCGGTTGCGACCCGGTTGTACTGCGAAGCTCGCAACATTCTGCAATCCCACGGATGTACTCGGGTGCTCGATGTGTATTGTGGTGTCGGGGCGTTTTCATTACTGGCGATCGGCGGCCAGAATCAGGATGGCAGAGGCGTGTCGATACACGGATTCGACATTTCCGAGGATTCCATTCACTGTGCCCAACGATCTGCCGTTGCCATAAAGAACCTGGAAACACATTTTGAAGTGGCTGATGCAGCGACCTGCCAGGCGACACGGACGAGCTTTTCGACAGACAGCAATGGTTCAGCATTCGACGCGGTCATCTGTAACCCACCAAGGCGAGGACTTGATGAAGGGGTCCTTCAGTTACTTGACCGCACGCCGGCACCAATGGTGTTGTATTCCAGCTGCAATCCCATGACTCTGGCTCGGGATCTGGTGCGGCTTTCAGGAACCTATCGCTTCGAACAACTGACGCCATTCGACATGTTTCCATTTTCGGAACACATGGAAGTACTGGCCGTTGGGTTCGCTCGATGA
- the ispD gene encoding 2-C-methyl-D-erythritol 4-phosphate cytidylyltransferase: MSKFAVILPAAGQSSRFSGFRRKKPFVELKGRPVWVRTAEHFANHPDVCQTILVVSPDDIEWFKEQFRANLAFMTLTLVEGGKTRAESVENGLKVVADQAEFVAVHDAARPLLTKQWIDSVFDAARKFGAAIPGLPISSTVKRLTPRNSISETVDRTSLVQAQTPQVFKKSLLLDAYSACKDLTATTDDASVVEQFGHAVFVVDGWPMNIKITTPEDFRLAELFVNALPTKGGLKNLHPFSDDLFG; this comes from the coding sequence ATGTCAAAATTTGCCGTCATCCTTCCTGCCGCAGGGCAAAGCAGTCGATTCAGTGGGTTTCGAAGGAAAAAGCCATTCGTTGAACTGAAGGGACGCCCCGTCTGGGTCCGCACGGCAGAACATTTTGCAAACCATCCGGACGTTTGTCAGACCATTCTGGTCGTGAGCCCCGACGATATCGAATGGTTCAAAGAACAGTTCCGCGCGAACCTGGCATTCATGACACTGACACTCGTGGAAGGCGGGAAGACCCGTGCAGAAAGTGTAGAAAACGGATTGAAAGTGGTAGCTGATCAGGCTGAATTTGTCGCGGTCCATGATGCAGCCAGACCGTTACTGACAAAACAGTGGATCGACAGCGTTTTTGATGCAGCTCGAAAATTCGGAGCCGCAATTCCCGGATTGCCAATCAGCAGCACAGTGAAACGTCTGACACCGCGGAACAGCATTTCTGAGACGGTTGACCGGACCAGCCTCGTTCAGGCGCAGACACCGCAAGTTTTTAAGAAATCGCTGCTTCTGGATGCATATTCTGCCTGCAAAGACCTGACGGCGACCACAGATGATGCATCAGTCGTCGAACAATTCGGGCATGCAGTCTTCGTCGTCGATGGATGGCCCATGAACATCAAAATCACCACACCGGAGGACTTCCGGCTGGCGGAATTATTCGTCAACGCTTTGCCAACGAAGGGTGGGCTGAAGAATCTGCATCCTTTTTCCGATGACTTGTTCGGCTGA
- a CDS encoding RraA family protein has translation MSALSSSQLKELREFDTPTICNAIELFDVRPRTSGYINSSIRSCFPEMPPLVGYALTSTFRAQQAPPAGSSYAGIDGQLKAFEALPGPPVIIFQDLDAPSVAATFGEVMCTTYQNFGAVGLITSGTGRDLDQVRAIGFPVFTSGTCCSHGYCHIMDVGVEVSVGGTTIHQGTLIHGDCNGVTTIPLDIASEIAQVCRELILAEKIVLDYVRTSDKSPEGFTKARMAMADQFSAIRKRVSRAASDA, from the coding sequence GTGAGTGCGCTTTCCAGCAGCCAATTGAAGGAACTCCGTGAGTTCGACACGCCCACCATCTGTAATGCCATCGAGCTGTTCGATGTCAGGCCGCGAACATCCGGGTACATTAACTCCAGCATTCGCAGCTGTTTTCCGGAGATGCCCCCACTGGTGGGATACGCGCTGACATCCACATTTCGCGCGCAACAGGCCCCACCAGCTGGTTCTTCCTACGCTGGCATCGATGGACAGCTGAAGGCATTCGAAGCGCTACCTGGCCCACCTGTGATAATATTTCAGGATCTTGATGCACCGTCAGTTGCGGCAACGTTCGGTGAAGTGATGTGCACCACCTATCAGAACTTTGGAGCCGTCGGGCTGATCACCTCCGGCACAGGGCGGGACCTGGACCAGGTAAGAGCCATTGGTTTTCCTGTGTTTACCAGTGGAACCTGTTGTTCGCATGGATACTGCCACATCATGGATGTTGGCGTCGAAGTTTCAGTTGGTGGCACCACCATTCATCAGGGCACATTGATTCACGGGGATTGCAATGGCGTGACAACCATTCCACTGGACATCGCTTCAGAGATTGCTCAGGTCTGCCGCGAGCTCATTCTGGCTGAGAAGATTGTTCTGGATTACGTTCGCACTTCAGATAAATCGCCGGAAGGCTTTACGAAGGCGAGAATGGCAATGGCGGACCAGTTTTCTGCAATACGCAAACGCGTGTCACGCGCAGCATCCGATGCGTGA
- a CDS encoding aminotransferase class V-fold PLP-dependent enzyme, with protein MTHETIESGSRTEPSTSTESVEQLRSFWNLDPDTVYLNHGSFGPSPLPVQKARNEWTERLERQPMRFFCQEMEEHLEITAAKLAGFLHTKPERLALIDNATVAMNVVADSVVLGAGDEVLLTDHEYGAVRNIWSRKCQSTGARLQSVEIPLSLGSTRDKTTTEDSESEIVDAIERRITPRTRLIVVSHVTSATSCILPVKAICRMAQRHGVLVCIDGPHAVAMLDIFMEDIGCDFYCASCHKWLCAPFGSGFLWVHPRHHGKVRCPVVSWGGSIAGRAASWQDRINWLGTRDPAALLAIGAAIDFFTPERLQTFRSHAHRLVTMARSELLKHPHTGPFFNPAPDTYVSMCGMELPQPDGWKPGYHGHPDPLQLSLRKDFGIEIPVASWNGHRYLRISAHLYTTEADIRRLLEAISL; from the coding sequence ATGACGCACGAGACAATCGAATCCGGATCCCGTACAGAACCGTCGACAAGTACAGAATCCGTTGAGCAATTGCGATCGTTCTGGAATCTGGATCCGGACACCGTTTATCTCAATCACGGATCTTTCGGGCCATCTCCTCTGCCCGTACAGAAAGCTCGAAACGAATGGACGGAAAGGCTCGAACGGCAGCCGATGCGATTCTTCTGTCAGGAGATGGAAGAACATCTGGAGATCACTGCCGCAAAGCTGGCGGGCTTTCTGCACACCAAACCAGAGCGACTGGCTTTGATTGACAATGCGACGGTCGCAATGAACGTCGTTGCAGATTCTGTCGTGCTGGGCGCCGGAGACGAAGTTCTTCTCACGGATCATGAGTATGGTGCTGTCCGAAACATCTGGAGCAGAAAATGTCAGAGTACCGGCGCCAGACTGCAGTCGGTAGAGATTCCGTTGTCCCTGGGATCAACCAGGGACAAAACAACGACGGAAGACTCCGAATCCGAAATTGTCGACGCCATCGAAAGACGAATCACACCCCGAACACGACTGATTGTTGTCAGCCATGTCACTTCGGCAACGTCCTGCATACTCCCGGTGAAGGCCATCTGCCGGATGGCACAGCGTCATGGTGTTCTGGTCTGCATTGACGGACCGCATGCCGTAGCCATGCTGGACATTTTCATGGAGGACATTGGTTGCGATTTTTATTGTGCCAGTTGCCACAAATGGCTTTGCGCTCCGTTTGGAAGTGGCTTTCTCTGGGTGCACCCACGGCACCATGGAAAAGTGCGTTGCCCGGTTGTCAGCTGGGGTGGCAGCATCGCCGGCCGAGCCGCTTCCTGGCAGGACCGCATCAACTGGCTGGGAACACGGGACCCGGCCGCCTTACTGGCAATTGGCGCAGCAATTGACTTCTTCACGCCAGAGCGACTTCAAACATTTCGCAGCCACGCACATCGACTGGTAACGATGGCACGCAGCGAGTTGCTGAAGCATCCGCACACCGGACCTTTCTTCAATCCCGCGCCTGATACTTACGTGAGCATGTGTGGCATGGAATTGCCGCAGCCTGATGGTTGGAAACCCGGATATCATGGGCACCCGGATCCCCTGCAGTTGTCGTTGCGAAAGGATTTCGGCATCGAAATCCCGGTAGCTTCGTGGAATGGACACCGATATCTACGCATCTCGGCGCATCTGTACACAACAGAGGCCGATATCAGGCGATTGCTGGAAGCGATTTCATTATGA
- the proC gene encoding pyrroline-5-carboxylate reductase → MNFDDEKIAFIGAGQMATALASGFARSFVLPTAISACDPSEEARERFLSAVGDGVKISGVMGDVVSDATIVFLAVKPQVMFAALEELSTSVTPDHLVVSIAAGIPLKQLESRMPSGTRVIRVMPNTPCLVGKGASGISAGKHATPGDVELITTLLQTAGLAEVFPESLLDAVTGLSGSGPAYAFQIIEALSDGGVKVGLPRAAATRLAAQTLLGAAEMVLRTGRHPAELKDGVTSPGGTTIAALHALEQGGLRAALMDAVEASTVRSRELGAG, encoded by the coding sequence ATGAACTTTGACGACGAGAAGATTGCCTTCATTGGAGCGGGCCAGATGGCAACCGCGCTGGCGTCCGGGTTTGCCAGGAGTTTCGTCCTACCAACGGCAATCAGTGCCTGCGATCCATCCGAGGAGGCACGAGAGCGTTTTCTGTCTGCGGTGGGTGACGGCGTGAAAATATCGGGGGTGATGGGCGACGTGGTCAGCGATGCAACCATTGTTTTCCTCGCCGTCAAGCCGCAGGTCATGTTTGCGGCCCTTGAGGAACTGTCGACTTCAGTAACGCCGGATCATCTGGTCGTTTCAATTGCCGCAGGAATTCCCCTGAAGCAACTGGAATCGCGAATGCCGAGTGGAACTCGTGTCATTCGGGTGATGCCAAACACACCATGCCTGGTCGGTAAAGGTGCCAGTGGAATCAGTGCCGGAAAGCATGCGACTCCAGGCGACGTGGAACTGATCACCACTCTGTTGCAGACCGCCGGGTTGGCCGAAGTATTCCCGGAATCTCTTCTGGACGCAGTGACAGGCCTTTCGGGTAGCGGGCCAGCATATGCATTTCAGATCATCGAAGCGTTGAGCGATGGTGGAGTGAAAGTGGGACTGCCACGCGCTGCAGCCACTCGTCTGGCTGCTCAGACATTATTAGGTGCGGCAGAGATGGTGCTTCGTACGGGCCGCCATCCTGCAGAATTAAAAGATGGTGTGACCAGTCCCGGCGGAACCACAATTGCGGCCCTTCATGCGCTGGAACAGGGGGGGCTGCGCGCGGCATTAATGGACGCCGTGGAAGCGTCAACAGTTCGCTCAAGAGAACTGGGGGCCGGATAG
- a CDS encoding diguanylate cyclase, whose protein sequence is MLLKAMQLRDPSTLTHCQRIAAISSGVARLLGWDDEQRRQLETAALLHDLGKIGIPEHILKKPGKLSSEEYDFVLLHHHAAVNLLQAFQTHPTVVSMLSMLYHNFDGGSIVVDMEAIPQDLPLGARILAVADAYDSLNSAKPYRRGMTHQEVMAVLEEKSGSRYDGNVVRTLARWYELEGDTLFRHTEPFQQNEPSGDLGGELRNSIVLLSQVVNTLYQFQQLYDGYFLLDSRGRYCIWSDGMPGMTGHTLHKMLGRSWQPTDVQLRSLTEDKDAPASLDESAVGQVMKNNRAQFSSQLLKNSESRHFKVDVYTIPISDHSGNPFGAIQLLRNKSGVRRQSREYVELKLAATRDALTGVANRGQLETQLRHLLEDFHAHEGTRNLSVIFLDVDKFKGINDTYGHQTGDEVLVDLTRLLQHETYSGESIGRYGGEEFVVLCPDTDLPSTVRRAERLRQAIQKSSIGGVSTLNVTSSFGVSTARLGDTVQTLLERADNCLYRAKETGRNRTCWEGQDETVEEEPQEEESPYFNTVNGVFTFNDQIEVATSLELTAMKLHAFIREYQVIIQHQDHGNIKFRMGALGFTRRWGGSKDRQPLDVELKFESARIVSKIDGKPRTQRRVVVTAIPHGRAPDMTTFATRCGILIRELRAYLLGS, encoded by the coding sequence ATGCTGCTCAAAGCCATGCAGTTGCGAGACCCCTCGACTCTGACCCATTGTCAGCGTATCGCGGCCATTTCGAGTGGTGTCGCGAGACTTCTGGGTTGGGATGACGAACAACGACGTCAGCTGGAAACCGCGGCGCTGCTTCACGATCTCGGCAAGATTGGAATTCCTGAGCACATCCTGAAAAAGCCAGGCAAGCTCAGCAGCGAAGAATACGACTTTGTTCTTCTGCATCATCATGCGGCCGTCAATCTCCTGCAGGCATTTCAGACGCATCCCACAGTTGTGTCGATGTTGTCTATGCTTTACCACAATTTCGATGGTGGAAGCATTGTTGTCGACATGGAAGCGATCCCACAGGATCTTCCTCTGGGAGCACGTATTCTGGCAGTTGCGGATGCTTACGATTCACTTAATTCTGCCAAGCCGTACCGCCGTGGGATGACTCACCAGGAAGTGATGGCGGTGCTCGAGGAAAAATCGGGCAGTCGATACGACGGCAATGTCGTTAGAACGCTGGCCCGATGGTACGAACTGGAAGGCGACACCTTATTTCGGCATACGGAACCGTTTCAGCAGAATGAACCGTCAGGCGACTTGGGAGGTGAACTCCGAAACAGCATCGTATTGCTGTCTCAGGTGGTCAATACGCTGTACCAGTTTCAGCAATTGTACGACGGCTACTTCCTGCTCGATTCCAGAGGCAGATATTGCATCTGGAGTGACGGAATGCCGGGAATGACCGGGCATACCCTGCATAAAATGCTTGGTCGATCATGGCAGCCGACCGACGTGCAGTTGCGTTCGCTGACAGAAGATAAAGACGCCCCGGCGTCGCTGGATGAGTCTGCTGTCGGGCAGGTCATGAAGAACAACCGCGCACAGTTTTCGAGCCAGTTGCTGAAGAACAGCGAATCCCGACACTTCAAAGTCGACGTGTATACCATTCCAATTTCAGATCACTCCGGCAATCCGTTCGGTGCGATTCAGTTGCTTCGCAACAAGAGTGGTGTCCGGCGGCAAAGCCGCGAATATGTAGAATTAAAACTGGCTGCGACGCGGGATGCTCTGACCGGTGTTGCAAATCGAGGGCAGTTGGAAACTCAGCTGCGACACTTGCTGGAAGATTTTCACGCGCATGAGGGCACTCGGAATCTGAGTGTCATTTTTCTTGACGTCGATAAATTCAAAGGGATCAACGACACATACGGACACCAGACAGGTGATGAAGTGCTCGTCGATCTCACGCGGTTGCTGCAGCACGAAACCTACTCTGGCGAATCCATCGGACGATACGGTGGTGAAGAGTTTGTTGTGCTTTGCCCGGATACCGACCTGCCATCAACTGTTCGACGAGCCGAACGTCTGCGCCAGGCGATTCAAAAGAGTTCCATTGGTGGGGTGAGCACCTTAAATGTTACCTCTTCTTTCGGCGTCTCAACTGCTCGTCTGGGTGACACCGTGCAGACTCTGCTGGAACGAGCTGATAATTGCCTTTACCGAGCGAAGGAAACCGGACGAAACCGCACCTGTTGGGAAGGACAGGACGAGACTGTTGAGGAAGAGCCGCAGGAGGAGGAATCTCCCTATTTCAACACGGTGAATGGCGTGTTTACGTTCAACGACCAGATTGAAGTAGCCACCTCACTCGAACTGACCGCGATGAAGCTTCATGCGTTCATCCGTGAATATCAGGTCATCATTCAGCATCAGGACCATGGAAACATTAAGTTTCGCATGGGGGCTCTTGGTTTCACTCGGCGGTGGGGTGGCTCAAAGGATCGGCAGCCACTGGATGTTGAACTGAAGTTCGAATCCGCCCGGATCGTCAGCAAGATTGATGGAAAGCCACGAACGCAGCGCCGCGTGGTTGTCACGGCAATTCCGCATGGTCGGGCTCCGGATATGACGACGTTTGCAACACGCTGCGGAATCCTGATCCGAGAATTGCGAGCTTACCTCCTTGGGTCTTAA